The following coding sequences are from one Tolumonas lignilytica window:
- a CDS encoding 3-phenylpropionate MFS transporter yields the protein MLPYPWLALNLSAIYLVLGVFSPFWGVWLESVGLQSEQIGLLLGIGFAMRLLGSLTILRQAKRAERLIPIARFLVFGGIISFVGFYLSSQFWVVLLFTLLANFIYPTLLPLTDAIAARMVIQVNLDYGNVRLWGSAAFIVGATLIGFVIEHLGKSWILHCIVLGLLLAGFCIHMPMRPAPRTIGQEKESHGYSVLLRNKAFLNLLLIEALIFGSHAAYNSFSAIYWNAQGFSASTISMLWTTGVIFEILMFAVSRRLLSDWSPERLLCWACIGAVIRWVTLGTSLNLWLLFPAQALHSFSFALAHLGAMRYLSQRLPREAMIPGQTLYSAVGQSLSLALFTVLSGIMYHHMHQFVFLAMAVIILPAFYLIWRGKQTMVSPSAY from the coding sequence ATGTTACCGTATCCTTGGTTAGCGCTGAATTTATCAGCAATCTATTTAGTCCTGGGTGTTTTTTCACCATTTTGGGGTGTTTGGCTCGAATCCGTTGGATTGCAATCAGAGCAAATCGGTTTGTTGTTAGGGATCGGGTTTGCAATGCGTCTGCTGGGCAGTTTGACCATACTGCGACAGGCCAAACGGGCTGAACGATTGATACCAATTGCTCGTTTTCTGGTATTTGGTGGGATCATCAGTTTTGTCGGTTTCTATCTCTCCTCTCAATTTTGGGTGGTTTTACTCTTCACCCTGTTAGCCAATTTTATTTATCCCACCTTGTTGCCATTGACTGATGCCATTGCGGCCCGCATGGTCATTCAGGTCAATCTCGATTACGGCAATGTCCGGTTATGGGGCTCTGCTGCATTCATTGTCGGTGCCACCTTGATTGGTTTCGTGATCGAGCATCTGGGTAAATCATGGATCCTGCACTGCATCGTGTTGGGATTATTGTTAGCTGGTTTTTGTATTCATATGCCGATGCGACCAGCCCCGCGAACTATTGGGCAGGAAAAAGAAAGTCATGGCTACAGCGTTTTGTTACGCAATAAGGCTTTTTTGAATCTGTTACTCATCGAGGCGCTGATCTTTGGTAGTCATGCCGCATATAACAGTTTCAGTGCCATTTATTGGAATGCACAGGGCTTTTCCGCATCGACTATCAGTATGCTGTGGACGACCGGGGTGATCTTTGAAATCCTGATGTTTGCGGTTAGCCGACGGTTGCTGTCAGACTGGTCGCCGGAACGGCTGTTGTGTTGGGCCTGTATCGGTGCGGTGATCCGCTGGGTAACCCTCGGAACCAGCTTGAACTTATGGTTATTGTTCCCCGCACAGGCTTTGCATTCGTTTTCCTTTGCGCTGGCCCATTTAGGTGCGATGCGCTATCTGTCACAGCGATTACCTCGAGAGGCCATGATCCCTGGGCAGACACTCTATTCTGCAGTCGGGCAGTCGCTGTCTTTGGCTCTGTTTACCGTATTAAGCGGCATCATGTATCACCACATGCATCAATTTGTGTTCCTGGCCATGGCGGTGATTATTTTACCTGCATTTTATTTGATCTGGCGGGGGAAACAGACGATGGTTTCTCCGTCGGCATATTGA
- a CDS encoding 1-acylglycerol-3-phosphate O-acyltransferase, whose amino-acid sequence MLKILRIIVLICLLLVWFVVGLVICLARPRHKNNVFMLGRMLNMMCPVFGVKVKSIIPDCSRNLGSVVYAVNHQSNYDIFVTTGCNLPGVVSMGKKSLVWVPFFGILYYLSGNILVDRANRGRAVDSMKQVVAKIKQKGISIWMFPEGTRSKGRGLLPFKTGAFHTALMAKVPVVPIVCSSYVGQIDLNRWDNGEILIEMLPPIDTSHWGRGTVKELTETVRNQMVQKLAELDAQVKRPV is encoded by the coding sequence ATGTTAAAAATTCTGAGAATCATTGTACTGATATGTCTATTGCTCGTCTGGTTTGTAGTCGGGTTGGTCATTTGTCTGGCTCGGCCACGGCATAAAAACAATGTGTTTATGCTGGGGCGGATGTTGAACATGATGTGTCCGGTGTTTGGGGTGAAAGTAAAATCAATCATCCCGGATTGCAGCCGTAATCTTGGCTCTGTTGTGTATGCCGTAAACCATCAGTCCAATTACGATATTTTCGTCACCACTGGCTGCAACTTGCCGGGTGTAGTGTCGATGGGGAAAAAGAGTCTGGTCTGGGTGCCATTTTTCGGCATTCTCTATTACCTGAGTGGCAATATTCTGGTCGATCGGGCAAACCGGGGGCGTGCGGTTGATTCGATGAAACAGGTGGTTGCCAAGATTAAGCAGAAAGGCATTTCTATCTGGATGTTTCCGGAAGGAACTCGCTCTAAAGGCCGTGGTTTATTACCGTTCAAAACCGGCGCATTTCATACTGCATTGATGGCTAAGGTACCGGTCGTGCCTATCGTATGCTCAAGCTATGTAGGGCAGATTGATTTGAATCGCTGGGATAACGGCGAGATTCTGATCGAGATGCTGCCGCCGATAGATACCAGCCACTGGGGACGGGGAACTGTGAAAGAGCTGACTGAAACCGTACGTAATCAGATGGTGCAGAAACTGGCAGAATTGGATGCACAAGTGAAAAGACCTGTCTGA
- a CDS encoding AEC family transporter, with protein sequence MQSADVNQQFMLSICIILLGYLAKRTKYLTEKEGESIAQIIFNITLPALVINVFSVLPLQPQLILLPVLGFVVNGLLCLCILFIFRKHERPVRGMMGMALPGANIGLFAYPLVEAIWGKHGLTYIAMYDLGNSYVVFLVCYTVGAYFSGEKPLSWQQLLHSVVRSVPVMTSLIALSINLMGIKLPDLVLQTTQVIAKANMPLSLLLLGMYLNFSFPADQRKLLLQALGSKYLIGGALGALLCWLLPYDTLFRHSLLLAGVLPLPTMVLTYAVIFGYDRRMTGAMLNASVILSILLSWVVFHFSTIG encoded by the coding sequence ATGCAGTCTGCCGACGTTAACCAGCAATTCATGCTCTCCATTTGCATTATTCTGCTGGGGTATCTTGCGAAACGAACCAAATATCTGACAGAAAAAGAAGGCGAGTCGATAGCGCAGATCATCTTTAATATCACCTTACCGGCGTTGGTGATTAATGTTTTTTCTGTCTTACCGCTGCAACCGCAACTGATATTGTTGCCGGTATTGGGTTTCGTTGTGAACGGCCTGCTTTGCCTTTGCATCTTGTTCATCTTCCGTAAACATGAACGGCCGGTCCGCGGCATGATGGGCATGGCATTGCCAGGTGCAAACATCGGCTTATTCGCCTACCCATTGGTGGAAGCCATCTGGGGCAAACACGGACTGACCTATATCGCGATGTATGATTTAGGTAATTCCTATGTGGTGTTTTTAGTCTGTTATACGGTCGGCGCCTATTTTTCAGGCGAAAAACCACTAAGCTGGCAACAATTACTGCATTCGGTAGTGCGGTCTGTGCCGGTGATGACCAGTTTGATTGCACTATCGATAAATCTTATGGGAATTAAATTGCCGGACTTGGTTCTGCAAACCACCCAGGTCATAGCAAAAGCGAATATGCCACTCAGCCTGCTATTGCTGGGCATGTATCTCAATTTTTCTTTCCCGGCAGATCAACGCAAACTGCTGTTGCAGGCACTAGGCAGTAAATATCTGATTGGTGGAGCACTCGGAGCGTTACTTTGTTGGTTATTGCCCTACGATACCTTATTCCGACACTCCTTATTACTGGCCGGGGTCTTGCCATTGCCGACCATGGTGCTGACGTATGCTGTTATTTTTGGCTATGATCGCCGGATGACAGGGGCAATGCTGAATGCCTCGGTGATTTTAAGTATTTTGTTGAGCTGGGTGGTCTTTCATTTTTCGACCATTGGGTAG
- a CDS encoding DedA family protein — protein sequence MDWLHLIVDFVLHIDVHLQELFTTYGLWVYGILFLIIFSETGFVVTPFLPGDSLLFAAGALVATTQGSPESMNINMLVLLLIAAAVSGNILNYTIGHLFGEKLFQNPNSKVFRKDYLDKTHAFFERHGGKTIIITRFLPIIRTFAPFVAGMGAMTYKRFMAFNLVGGSLWVMSFAYAGFEFGQQEFVRKNFTMLMMGIIVVSLLPMIIQAIRVKCTAQPKA from the coding sequence ATGGACTGGTTACACCTGATCGTCGATTTTGTGTTGCATATCGATGTACATCTGCAAGAACTTTTCACGACCTATGGTCTTTGGGTGTATGGCATCCTCTTTCTGATTATTTTCAGTGAGACCGGCTTTGTAGTAACGCCATTCTTACCCGGCGATTCATTATTATTTGCTGCGGGTGCCTTGGTGGCGACCACGCAAGGCTCTCCTGAGTCGATGAATATCAATATGCTGGTGTTGTTACTGATTGCGGCCGCCGTAAGCGGAAATATTCTGAACTATACCATCGGTCATCTCTTTGGCGAGAAGCTCTTTCAGAATCCTAATTCAAAAGTCTTCAGAAAGGACTATCTGGATAAGACACATGCCTTTTTTGAGCGACATGGTGGTAAGACAATCATCATTACCCGTTTCCTTCCGATCATCCGGACGTTTGCTCCCTTTGTGGCCGGCATGGGCGCCATGACCTATAAGCGATTTATGGCATTTAATCTGGTCGGCGGCAGCCTGTGGGTAATGTCTTTTGCCTATGCCGGTTTTGAGTTCGGTCAGCAGGAATTTGTGCGCAAAAACTTTACGATGCTGATGATGGGGATCATCGTGGTTTCATTACTACCGATGATTATTCAGGCCATTCGCGTTAAGTGTACCGCACAACCTAAAGCCTGA
- a CDS encoding DUF2960 domain-containing protein, translating into MALRISYCYKGQPREINYANDKFHDIYEAIAAEEGVDLRAYLAMERQLASLSKKVGAVKDFRDNQFREFGFSDIKVIKE; encoded by the coding sequence ATGGCGTTACGAATCAGTTACTGTTACAAAGGTCAGCCGCGTGAAATTAATTATGCGAATGACAAATTTCACGATATCTACGAAGCAATCGCTGCGGAAGAAGGGGTCGATTTACGGGCCTATCTGGCAATGGAACGACAACTGGCGTCATTGTCTAAAAAGGTGGGTGCGGTGAAAGATTTTCGCGACAACCAATTCAGGGAATTTGGTTTCAGTGATATCAAGGTGATAAAAGAGTAA